The following is a genomic window from Thermomicrobiales bacterium.
TACGGAGACATAAGCGGCCGTCGCGCTTTTCGACGCGCTGCAGGATCGCGCGGGAGAGTCGCCTCACGGCGATGACAGCGCCAGCGCTGTCCGTACGGAAGAATGGCGAGATCAGGTTGTTGGCTGGCGTTCTTCTGTGTTCTGCTCTTGGGCAGGTGCATGAACGCAGGACGGCGAGGGCTGCGCCGAGGGCCAGCACGGATGTCGCCGATGGAAATGACGTTGGCGAGCGGCCAGCCTTCCGGGATGGCGATGCTCGCGGAACAGCAGGCGTGTGTCGTCATCGGCGATGATGCTATTGGTGAGCACCCAGTCGTCACCGGGTTCGGCCGCCTCAGCGCGTTCGACGGTCTCCAGCTTGCCGGCTCGGTCCAGTGCTGCTTCGGTTGAGGGCATGAAGCCGCCGTTGGCGATGATAACCAGC
Proteins encoded in this region:
- a CDS encoding DUF5317 domain-containing protein, giving the protein MILLLAIGLALIVGYLTGGSLGQAHQARLRALPLFFGAAFVQVLIFTPLLGTRSFIQDNGQYIYIGTVLASLAAILLNLSIPGMKIMAIGAALNALVIIANGGFMPSTEAALDRAGKLETVERAEAAEPGDDWVLTNSIIADDDTRLLFREHRHPGRLAARQRHFHRRHPCWPSAQPSPSCVHAPAQEQNTEERQPTT